The Rhizobium etli 8C-3 genome has a segment encoding these proteins:
- a CDS encoding D-ribose ABC transporter substrate-binding protein, whose amino-acid sequence MFKKGMRILLAAATVAPLLASSAWAAGMMTIIVNDPSNPYWLTEGNVAKAAAEKLGYTASVSAHKGDTNTESNLIDTAITNKSVAIILDPANADGSVGAVKKAVAAGIPVILVNAEINQEGLAKAQLVSNNAQGAALGAQQWVEAIGDKGNYAELFGAPSDNNAATRSNGYETVLSQYPDLKKAAKEVANWDRTQGHNKMQSMLQANPDIVGVISGNDEMALGAIAALKEAGKLANIKVGGFDGSPDAVAAIKAGELQYTVLQPVAVFSEEAVKQADSIIKTGNTGAKSEKQLFDCLLITKDNVDKYTGPFVLSQ is encoded by the coding sequence ATGTTTAAAAAAGGCATGCGCATTCTTCTCGCCGCCGCCACTGTGGCACCGCTTCTTGCAAGCTCGGCTTGGGCGGCTGGGATGATGACGATCATCGTCAACGACCCGTCGAACCCTTACTGGTTGACCGAAGGCAACGTTGCCAAAGCCGCCGCCGAAAAGCTTGGCTATACCGCCTCCGTCAGCGCACACAAGGGAGATACCAACACCGAAAGCAACCTGATCGATACGGCCATTACCAACAAGTCCGTTGCGATTATCCTCGATCCGGCGAATGCTGACGGTTCCGTCGGTGCGGTGAAGAAGGCCGTTGCCGCAGGCATTCCGGTCATTCTCGTCAATGCGGAAATCAACCAGGAAGGCCTTGCGAAGGCCCAGCTCGTTTCCAACAACGCCCAAGGTGCTGCACTTGGTGCCCAGCAATGGGTCGAAGCTATCGGCGACAAGGGCAACTATGCCGAACTGTTCGGCGCACCGTCCGACAACAATGCCGCGACCCGCTCAAACGGCTACGAGACTGTGCTTTCGCAATATCCGGACCTGAAGAAGGCTGCCAAGGAAGTCGCCAACTGGGATCGTACTCAGGGCCATAACAAGATGCAGTCCATGCTGCAGGCAAACCCTGACATCGTCGGCGTCATCTCTGGCAACGACGAAATGGCGCTGGGCGCAATCGCCGCTCTCAAGGAAGCCGGCAAGCTCGCCAACATCAAGGTCGGCGGCTTTGACGGCTCTCCGGATGCTGTTGCAGCCATCAAGGCGGGTGAACTCCAATACACCGTCCTGCAGCCGGTTGCTGTATTCTCCGAAGAAGCGGTGAAGCAGGCAGACAGCATCATCAAGACCGGCAACACCGGTGCCAAGAGCGAAAAACAGCTCTTCGATTGCCTGCTGATCACCAAGGACAATGTGGACAAGTACACGGGTCCGTTCGTCTTGTCGCAGTAA
- a CDS encoding ABC transporter permease encodes MSVTNIAEKKSVSSGPSRNTNVVRLILEGRAFFALIVIITVFSFLSPYYFTLNNFLIMASHVAIFGILAIGMLLVILNGGIDLSVGSTLGLAGCIAGFMMQGVTLSYFGVILYPPVWAVVVITCALGALVGAVNGVLIAYLKVPAFVASLGVLYVARGIALLMTNGLTYNNLGGRPELGNTGFDWLGFNRLGGIPIGVIVLAVLAIICGIVLSRTAFGRWLYASGGNERAADLSGVPVKRVKIVVYVLSGACAAIAGLVLSSQLTSAGPTAGTTYELTAIAAVVIGGAALTGGRGTVRGTMLGAFVIGFLSDGLVIIGVSAYWQTVFTGAVIVLAVLMNSIQYGRRVKSS; translated from the coding sequence ATGTCAGTCACAAACATCGCCGAGAAAAAGTCAGTATCCTCCGGGCCGTCGCGCAATACCAACGTGGTGCGTCTCATCCTGGAAGGCCGGGCATTCTTTGCGCTGATCGTCATCATCACAGTCTTCTCGTTCCTGTCGCCCTATTATTTCACGCTGAACAACTTCCTGATCATGGCCTCGCACGTGGCGATCTTTGGCATTTTGGCAATCGGCATGCTGCTGGTGATCCTGAACGGCGGCATCGACCTGTCGGTGGGCTCGACGCTGGGGCTTGCAGGCTGCATCGCCGGCTTCATGATGCAAGGCGTCACCCTCAGCTATTTTGGTGTCATCCTCTATCCGCCGGTCTGGGCCGTCGTCGTCATCACATGTGCGCTTGGTGCGTTGGTGGGTGCCGTCAACGGCGTGCTGATCGCTTACCTCAAGGTGCCGGCCTTCGTCGCTTCGCTGGGTGTGCTCTATGTCGCGCGCGGTATTGCGCTTCTGATGACCAATGGACTGACCTACAACAATCTCGGCGGCCGGCCGGAGCTCGGCAATACCGGGTTCGATTGGCTCGGCTTCAACCGGCTCGGAGGTATTCCGATCGGCGTGATCGTGCTTGCGGTTCTGGCAATCATCTGCGGCATCGTGCTGAGCCGCACGGCCTTCGGCCGTTGGCTCTATGCCTCGGGTGGTAACGAACGTGCGGCCGACCTTTCGGGTGTTCCGGTCAAGCGCGTCAAGATCGTCGTCTATGTGCTGTCAGGTGCCTGTGCCGCGATCGCCGGCCTGGTGCTGTCGTCGCAACTGACCTCCGCCGGTCCAACTGCCGGCACCACGTACGAACTGACGGCTATCGCAGCCGTCGTCATCGGTGGTGCGGCGCTGACGGGCGGCCGCGGTACGGTTCGCGGCACCATGCTCGGGGCCTTCGTCATAGGCTTCCTTTCGGACGGCCTCGTCATCATCGGCGTCTCGGCCTACTGGCAGACCGTCTTCACCGGGGCGGTGATCGTTCTTGCCGTCCTCATGAACAGCATCCAATACGGCCGCCGGGTCAAATCGTCTTGA
- a CDS encoding sugar ABC transporter ATP-binding protein has product MSQPPCNSASRGQVVLAARNIAKSYGNVHALKGVNFDIHRGQVTTLFGENGAGKSTLMKILSGVVQPSSGEIILDGSPISFASSTHARGCGISIIHQELSLAPNLSVRDNIFMGREIINGGVVDFAEEERQTRALMEELEEDIDPLTPIEDLRLGQQQIVEIARALSVNSRILIMDEPTSALSATEVEVLFKVIHDLTSRGVSIVYISHHLEEALQITHHAVVLRDGTMTAYAERKDIDLEWIVRNMVGENFDLGNPPQGHQFGAVALSIETLSVPGPSGAVYNAVDRLSMQVRTGEVVCIYGLMGAGRTELLECIAGRLRSSGGKILLEGQDVGGLSIAGRIASGLVLVPEDRQRDGLVQTMTVGSNLSLASIGAFTKGVFTSRQRERDLVDDAIRRVHVKTDGGAAAIGSLSGGNQQKVVIGKMLATQPKVILLDEPSRGIDIGAKAEVFKLLAERARQGLAVIYSTSEVNECLSIAHRIIVMHRGRISAEFGSEVTKEKIMAASGEAVVAH; this is encoded by the coding sequence ATGAGCCAGCCGCCATGCAACTCCGCAAGCCGGGGCCAGGTTGTCCTTGCCGCTCGCAATATCGCCAAGTCCTATGGAAATGTTCACGCCCTGAAAGGCGTGAACTTCGACATCCATCGCGGCCAGGTCACGACCTTGTTCGGAGAGAACGGCGCGGGCAAGTCGACGTTGATGAAAATCCTTTCGGGGGTCGTGCAGCCTAGCTCCGGCGAGATCATCCTCGACGGCTCGCCTATCAGCTTTGCATCGTCGACCCATGCGCGCGGGTGCGGGATTTCTATCATTCATCAGGAGCTTAGCCTGGCACCCAATCTCAGCGTCCGTGACAACATCTTCATGGGTCGAGAGATCATCAATGGTGGCGTTGTCGACTTCGCCGAGGAAGAGCGCCAGACACGTGCGCTGATGGAAGAACTCGAGGAAGACATCGATCCGCTGACGCCCATCGAGGATCTGCGCCTCGGCCAGCAGCAGATCGTCGAGATCGCGCGCGCCCTTTCGGTCAATTCGCGTATCCTCATCATGGATGAACCGACCTCGGCGCTAAGCGCCACCGAAGTCGAAGTGCTTTTCAAAGTCATCCACGACCTGACCAGCCGGGGCGTTTCGATCGTCTACATCTCGCATCACCTGGAAGAGGCGCTGCAGATTACCCACCACGCCGTTGTCCTTCGCGACGGGACCATGACGGCCTATGCTGAGCGCAAGGATATCGACCTCGAATGGATCGTCCGCAACATGGTCGGCGAGAACTTCGACCTCGGCAATCCACCGCAAGGCCATCAGTTCGGCGCAGTCGCACTTTCCATTGAAACCCTGAGCGTTCCCGGTCCTTCCGGCGCTGTCTACAATGCGGTTGACCGTCTATCGATGCAGGTGCGCACTGGCGAGGTCGTCTGCATATACGGGCTGATGGGGGCCGGGCGGACGGAACTGCTTGAATGCATCGCCGGTCGGCTGCGTTCGAGCGGCGGCAAGATCCTGCTCGAGGGCCAGGACGTCGGCGGGCTCAGCATCGCCGGGCGCATCGCCAGCGGTCTCGTCCTTGTACCCGAAGATCGTCAGCGCGATGGCCTGGTCCAGACGATGACGGTCGGATCCAATCTGTCGCTTGCAAGCATCGGCGCCTTTACGAAGGGGGTGTTCACCTCCCGCCAACGGGAACGCGATCTCGTCGACGATGCTATCCGCCGGGTGCATGTAAAGACCGATGGCGGCGCGGCGGCGATCGGCTCGCTGTCCGGCGGCAATCAGCAGAAGGTTGTGATCGGCAAGATGCTGGCAACCCAACCGAAGGTGATCCTGCTCGACGAGCCAAGCCGCGGGATCGATATCGGCGCCAAGGCCGAAGTGTTCAAGCTGCTCGCGGAGCGCGCCAGGCAGGGACTGGCGGTCATCTATTCGACGTCCGAAGTCAATGAGTGCCTGAGCATCGCCCACCGCATCATCGTCATGCACCGCGGCAGGATATCGGCCGAGTTTGGCTCGGAGGTCACCAAGGAAAAGATCATGGCCGCCTCCGGCGAAGCTGTGGTCGCGCACTAG
- a CDS encoding DUF2291 family protein → MSTQPDHSAPRSSSGNFKLIASSVLAVVVVGAIGLDTTVVKIGSADDVRQRAFSAETFGAEQFPKIKANVEDRAVAAAELAVAIAADKKAAAEKYGTATSTGPVIPVALTGVFGARKANTSEMKVDGLPPETVVRVQTGPAVNGTDLRDATGTIEFGQFTNQIQYQDAGSAINNEMKKAVFAGLAPELLNGKAATVVGVFKLINPKNWLVTPVKVEVK, encoded by the coding sequence ATGAGCACACAGCCTGATCATTCAGCACCAAGGTCGAGCAGTGGTAATTTCAAGCTGATTGCAAGCAGCGTGCTTGCCGTCGTCGTTGTCGGGGCGATTGGGCTCGATACCACGGTCGTCAAGATCGGCTCCGCCGACGATGTCCGCCAACGGGCATTTTCTGCGGAGACTTTTGGCGCAGAGCAGTTCCCGAAGATTAAGGCGAATGTCGAGGATCGGGCTGTTGCCGCCGCCGAGCTTGCCGTCGCAATCGCCGCCGACAAGAAGGCAGCCGCCGAAAAATACGGGACTGCGACGAGCACTGGACCGGTGATCCCTGTTGCACTGACAGGTGTGTTCGGCGCCCGCAAGGCGAACACGAGCGAAATGAAAGTCGACGGGTTGCCTCCCGAGACGGTGGTCCGTGTCCAGACCGGTCCTGCGGTCAACGGCACGGACCTCCGTGACGCCACCGGCACCATCGAATTCGGGCAGTTTACCAACCAGATACAATATCAGGATGCCGGTTCGGCCATCAACAACGAGATGAAGAAGGCGGTCTTTGCAGGCCTTGCTCCTGAATTGCTGAACGGAAAGGCGGCGACCGTGGTGGGCGTCTTCAAGCTGATCAACCCGAAGAACTGGCTCGTCACGCCGGTGAAGGTCGAGGTCAAATGA
- a CDS encoding FGGY-family carbohydrate kinase: MTSTEKIIIGIDAGTSVIKAVAFALSGRQIATASVRNKYTTGDDGSATQSLTQTWLDCVSALRGLGEKVPDLALRTAAVAVTGQGDGTWLVGRGNTPVADAWLWLDARAAPTVTSLAGKTEDRARFEATGTGLNTCQQGAQLAHMDRITPDLLDKAETALHCKDWLYLNLTTVRATDPSEASFTFGNFRTRQYDAVVIDALGLNHRRALLPEIIDGTEISHPLTCEAARSCGLLAGTPVCLGYVDMAMTALGAGVRSDARNAACSTIGSTGVHMRAKAVADVQLNPEGTGYVIALPVPGIVTQVQTNMGATINIDWILKLAAYLMAEAGQPASHADLIARIDGWFAESRPGSVLYHPYISEAGERGPFVNADARAGFTGLSTRHGFPDLLRGVVEGLALATRDCYAAMGAMPEELRVTGGATRSLALRRSLSAAINAPIRQSRRDETGAAGAAMMAAVAVGVYSGMDECIADWVTPLLGEEEAPDAKEAARLDRLFCAYTDVRQAMAPAWGKLARAETTSPIGT; this comes from the coding sequence ATGACATCGACTGAGAAGATCATCATCGGGATAGATGCAGGTACCTCCGTCATCAAGGCGGTTGCCTTTGCTCTGTCGGGACGGCAAATCGCCACGGCCTCCGTGCGCAACAAGTACACGACCGGAGACGACGGCTCCGCAACGCAGTCGCTCACTCAGACCTGGCTCGATTGCGTCAGCGCGCTACGGGGCCTCGGAGAAAAAGTCCCCGATCTCGCGTTACGCACCGCAGCCGTCGCAGTCACCGGCCAGGGCGACGGCACCTGGCTTGTCGGCCGCGGCAATACGCCGGTCGCTGATGCCTGGCTATGGCTGGATGCGCGCGCCGCACCGACCGTCACGTCGCTTGCCGGTAAAACTGAGGATCGTGCCCGCTTCGAGGCAACAGGCACCGGCCTCAACACTTGCCAGCAGGGCGCGCAACTGGCGCATATGGATCGCATCACACCGGACCTTCTCGATAAAGCGGAGACGGCGCTGCACTGCAAGGACTGGCTGTATCTCAACCTGACAACCGTGAGGGCGACCGATCCGTCGGAAGCGAGCTTTACCTTTGGCAACTTCAGGACGCGGCAATATGATGCGGTGGTGATCGATGCGCTCGGCCTGAACCACAGACGGGCGCTTCTGCCGGAAATCATCGACGGCACCGAGATCAGTCACCCGCTGACGTGCGAGGCGGCGAGGTCCTGCGGACTTCTTGCCGGTACGCCGGTGTGCCTTGGATATGTCGACATGGCGATGACGGCGCTCGGTGCAGGCGTGCGCAGCGACGCCCGCAACGCCGCCTGCTCGACGATCGGTTCGACGGGCGTGCACATGCGTGCCAAGGCTGTTGCTGACGTTCAGCTCAATCCTGAGGGAACGGGCTATGTGATTGCCCTGCCCGTCCCCGGCATCGTCACACAGGTCCAGACCAATATGGGCGCTACGATCAACATCGACTGGATCCTCAAGCTCGCCGCCTATCTGATGGCAGAGGCGGGCCAACCTGCTTCGCATGCAGACCTGATTGCACGCATCGACGGCTGGTTTGCCGAAAGCCGGCCGGGTTCGGTGCTTTACCATCCCTATATCTCCGAAGCTGGGGAACGTGGACCCTTCGTCAATGCCGATGCGCGCGCAGGCTTCACCGGCCTTTCCACGCGCCACGGCTTTCCCGACCTCTTGCGCGGCGTGGTCGAAGGGTTGGCGCTTGCCACCCGCGATTGCTACGCGGCAATGGGCGCTATGCCAGAAGAGCTGCGCGTCACGGGCGGCGCAACGCGCTCGCTCGCCCTTCGCCGTTCACTCTCGGCCGCCATTAACGCGCCGATCCGCCAGTCGCGCCGCGATGAGACCGGGGCCGCCGGCGCGGCGATGATGGCCGCCGTGGCCGTCGGCGTCTATTCCGGCATGGACGAATGCATTGCCGACTGGGTGACGCCGCTTCTCGGCGAGGAGGAGGCTCCGGATGCGAAGGAGGCTGCCAGGCTCGACCGGCTATTTTGCGCCTACACCGATGTGCGCCAGGCAATGGCACCGGCCTGGGGCAAGCTCGCCCGAGCCGAAACGACGTCGCCGATTGGCACGTAA
- a CDS encoding glycerol-3-phosphate dehydrogenase: MTEPELLDLFVIGGGINGAGIARDAAGRGLKVALCDKDDLAQGTSSRSGKLVHGGLRYLEYYEFRLVREALIEREVLLNAAPHIIWPMRFVLPHSPQDRPAWLVRLGLFLYDHLGGRKKLPGTRTLDLLRDPEGTAILDQYTRGFEYSDCWVDDARLVVLNAVSAAEKGATILTRSAAVSARRESGSWIVTTKSSLTGETRTFRAKCLVNCAGPWVMDIINRVTGSNSSRNVRLVKGSHIIVPKFWAGSNAYLIQNHDKRVIFINPYEGDKALIGTTDIAYEGRAEDVSADEAEIDYLLKAVNRYFKEKLRREDVLYSFSGVRPLFDDGKGNPSAVTRDYVFDLDETGGAPLLNVFGGKITTFRELAERGMQRLKHVFPHMGADWTEKAPLPGGEIPNTDYETFANSLRDAYPWMPRKLVHHYGRLYGARTRNVIAGATCIQGLGRHFGGQLYEAEARYLVATEWAATAEDILYRRTKHYLHLSEAEIAAFGEWFASIRLAAA; the protein is encoded by the coding sequence ATGACTGAACCCGAACTCCTGGATCTCTTCGTCATCGGCGGAGGCATCAATGGCGCGGGTATCGCACGCGATGCTGCGGGCCGCGGCTTGAAAGTCGCGCTGTGCGATAAGGATGATTTGGCACAGGGAACCTCGTCTCGCTCGGGCAAACTGGTGCATGGCGGTCTGCGGTATCTCGAATATTACGAATTCCGCCTGGTGCGCGAGGCGCTGATCGAGCGTGAAGTCTTGCTCAATGCCGCCCCGCATATCATATGGCCGATGCGCTTCGTCCTGCCACACAGCCCGCAGGATCGTCCGGCATGGCTCGTGCGGCTCGGCCTGTTCCTTTACGATCACCTTGGCGGCCGCAAGAAGCTGCCGGGGACACGTACGCTCGATCTGCTGCGCGATCCGGAAGGAACCGCGATCCTCGACCAGTACACACGCGGCTTCGAGTATTCCGATTGCTGGGTCGACGACGCCCGCCTGGTAGTCCTGAACGCGGTCAGCGCGGCCGAAAAAGGCGCGACGATTCTCACTCGATCGGCAGCAGTCTCGGCGCGTCGTGAGAGCGGCAGCTGGATCGTTACGACGAAAAGCAGCCTCACGGGAGAGACACGAACCTTCCGCGCAAAATGTCTCGTCAACTGCGCCGGCCCCTGGGTGATGGATATCATCAATCGCGTCACCGGCTCGAATTCCAGCCGCAACGTGCGCCTCGTGAAGGGTAGCCACATCATCGTGCCGAAGTTCTGGGCCGGCTCCAATGCCTATTTGATCCAGAACCACGACAAGCGCGTCATTTTCATCAACCCCTATGAGGGCGACAAGGCGCTGATTGGGACGACCGATATCGCCTATGAGGGCCGCGCCGAGGATGTGTCCGCCGACGAGGCGGAAATCGATTATCTGCTGAAGGCCGTCAATCGCTACTTCAAGGAAAAGCTGCGCCGGGAGGATGTGCTGTACAGCTTCTCAGGCGTTCGTCCACTTTTCGACGACGGCAAGGGCAATCCGTCCGCCGTTACCCGCGACTATGTCTTCGACCTTGACGAGACGGGGGGTGCTCCCCTTCTCAACGTCTTCGGTGGTAAGATCACCACATTCCGTGAGCTTGCCGAGCGGGGCATGCAACGTCTCAAGCATGTTTTTCCGCACATGGGCGCAGACTGGACTGAGAAGGCGCCGCTGCCCGGTGGCGAGATTCCGAATACCGACTACGAGACCTTCGCCAACAGCCTGCGCGATGCCTATCCATGGATGCCGCGCAAGCTCGTGCATCACTACGGCCGTCTCTATGGCGCTCGCACGAGGAACGTGATTGCGGGTGCCACTTGCATCCAAGGGCTCGGGCGGCATTTCGGCGGGCAGCTTTATGAGGCCGAGGCCCGTTATCTCGTTGCGACGGAATGGGCCGCCACGGCCGAGGACATCCTCTACCGCCGCACCAAGCATTATCTGCATCTGAGCGAAGCGGAAATTGCAGCCTTTGGCGAGTGGTTTGCTTCAATTCGCCTTGCCGCAGCTTGA
- a CDS encoding sugar phosphate isomerase/epimerase family protein → MPLTLSLNTNPLVNRFADPDDLIDTVARDLRIRDLQLTHEFINPSWQAPVIRRLARTMNAALKRTGVRITSAMTGPYGRLNHFGHPDADVRRYYIDWFKTFADITADLGGHSVGTQFAIFTYKDFDDPARREELVKIAIDCWAEIADHARAAGLSYIFWEPMSIGREFGETIAASLSLHKRLTVAGLAIPMWMMADIDHGDITSANPDDYDPYAWARAIPPVSPIIHIKQSLMDKGGHRPFTAEFNAKGRVQPAPLLQALAEGGAKDNEICLELSFKEREPNDRQVIPQIAESVAFWAPHIDTGVADLNI, encoded by the coding sequence ATGCCGCTGACCCTTTCGCTCAATACCAATCCACTTGTAAATCGCTTCGCCGACCCCGACGACCTCATCGACACGGTTGCGCGAGACCTGAGGATCCGCGATCTCCAGCTGACCCACGAATTCATCAATCCGAGCTGGCAAGCGCCCGTGATCCGCCGCCTGGCGCGCACGATGAACGCCGCGCTGAAGCGCACGGGTGTGCGGATCACGTCAGCAATGACGGGGCCATATGGCCGCCTGAACCACTTCGGACACCCAGATGCGGATGTGCGCCGCTATTACATCGACTGGTTCAAGACTTTTGCCGACATCACCGCTGATCTCGGCGGTCACTCCGTGGGAACACAGTTTGCAATCTTTACCTACAAGGACTTCGACGATCCGGCCAGACGCGAGGAACTGGTCAAGATCGCGATCGACTGCTGGGCCGAGATCGCCGACCACGCACGCGCCGCAGGCCTTTCCTACATCTTCTGGGAGCCGATGAGCATCGGTCGCGAATTCGGCGAGACGATCGCCGCATCCCTGTCACTGCACAAGCGGCTGACAGTCGCCGGATTGGCCATCCCAATGTGGATGATGGCCGATATCGATCATGGCGACATCACCTCCGCCAACCCCGACGACTACGATCCCTATGCCTGGGCACGCGCCATCCCGCCGGTATCGCCGATCATCCACATCAAGCAGAGCCTGATGGACAAGGGCGGGCACAGGCCCTTTACTGCAGAATTCAACGCCAAGGGCCGCGTGCAGCCCGCGCCTCTACTCCAGGCACTGGCCGAAGGTGGGGCGAAGGACAATGAAATCTGCCTGGAGCTCTCCTTCAAGGAACGCGAGCCCAACGATCGCCAGGTCATCCCCCAGATCGCCGAAAGCGTCGCCTTCTGGGCACCACATATCGACACTGGAGTAGCCGACTTGAACATCTAA
- a CDS encoding sugar-binding transcriptional regulator, whose translation MTDADETLAVRAAWLHYAGGLTQSDVARRLGVPSVKAHRLIARAVADGVVKVTIDGDIVECVELEMRLSERFRLQYCEVAPDLGEEGLPLRALGHAGAGYLKREIERGDNRVIGLGHGRTLSAAVQYMPRVSAKGLRFVSLLGGLTRNYGANPYDVMHRIAEKTGTHAYVMPVPFFANTGEDREVLKAQRAVKEVFDLANNADLKLVGLGTVDAEAQLVLSGVVEPGEMEEIAAAGGVGEILGHFFDADGHILETTLTARTLSASFPKSSNERLVALAGGQSKLPAIRAILNSRRLFGLITDERTAQALLS comes from the coding sequence ATGACGGACGCCGATGAAACGCTGGCTGTGCGTGCAGCCTGGCTTCACTATGCGGGTGGACTGACGCAGTCCGACGTCGCCCGGCGCCTCGGCGTGCCGTCGGTAAAGGCGCATCGCCTGATTGCGAGAGCGGTTGCAGATGGCGTAGTCAAAGTCACCATCGATGGGGATATCGTCGAATGCGTCGAGCTGGAGATGCGGCTTTCGGAACGCTTCCGGCTTCAGTATTGCGAGGTCGCACCCGATCTCGGCGAGGAAGGCCTGCCGCTTCGCGCACTCGGCCATGCGGGCGCCGGCTATCTCAAGCGCGAGATCGAGCGCGGCGACAATAGGGTCATCGGCCTTGGTCACGGCCGCACGCTTTCGGCCGCCGTCCAGTATATGCCGAGGGTGAGCGCAAAGGGCCTGCGCTTCGTTTCGTTGCTTGGCGGCCTGACACGAAACTACGGGGCCAATCCCTATGACGTGATGCACCGCATCGCCGAAAAGACCGGCACCCATGCCTATGTCATGCCTGTTCCCTTCTTTGCCAATACCGGCGAGGACCGCGAAGTGCTGAAGGCGCAGCGCGCCGTCAAGGAGGTTTTCGATCTGGCCAACAATGCCGATCTGAAGCTCGTTGGTCTGGGAACTGTCGATGCAGAGGCGCAGCTTGTTTTGTCCGGTGTGGTTGAGCCCGGTGAAATGGAGGAGATTGCCGCCGCAGGCGGTGTCGGCGAAATCCTCGGGCACTTTTTTGACGCCGATGGCCACATCCTTGAGACGACGCTAACAGCGCGCACGCTCTCTGCATCTTTCCCCAAGAGTTCGAACGAACGGCTCGTCGCGCTGGCGGGTGGACAGTCGAAATTGCCAGCCATCCGGGCAATTTTGAACAGCCGTCGTCTCTTCGGGCTTATAACGGACGAGCGAACCGCGCAGGCATTGCTAAGTTAG
- a CDS encoding DeoR/GlpR family DNA-binding transcription regulator, translated as MRREERQQLIVNLLVENKTVDLDELADRFAVSKMTIHRDLDDLEQAGVLRKVRGGATIDAGMQFESDFRIRARQGSKAKLAMARTALDLVEPGMTVMVNDGSMAAVLGEMLLQKRPLTLITNNAAIMERLKGESGITLIALGGSYSAKFNAYLGVVTEEALARLRADIAFISTPAVSGRLAYHMDDNVVRAKRAMIASSARACLLVNHQRIGHTALHVMADLTDFDAVITDIAPDAAFLEEFEQAGITLTIASTQDPA; from the coding sequence ATGAGGCGGGAAGAGCGGCAGCAGTTGATCGTGAACCTGCTCGTCGAAAACAAGACCGTCGATCTTGATGAGCTTGCCGATCGCTTCGCGGTTTCGAAGATGACGATCCATCGCGATCTCGACGATCTCGAGCAGGCGGGTGTCCTGCGCAAGGTTCGGGGGGGCGCGACCATTGATGCAGGAATGCAGTTCGAAAGCGACTTCCGCATTCGCGCGCGCCAGGGCAGCAAGGCCAAGCTTGCAATGGCACGGACTGCGCTCGATCTGGTCGAGCCGGGAATGACCGTGATGGTAAACGATGGCTCGATGGCGGCCGTGCTTGGGGAAATGTTGCTGCAGAAGCGTCCGCTGACCTTGATTACCAACAACGCAGCGATCATGGAGCGGCTGAAAGGCGAAAGCGGCATCACGCTGATCGCGCTCGGCGGCAGCTATTCGGCGAAGTTCAACGCCTATCTCGGCGTCGTCACCGAAGAGGCTCTGGCGCGACTGAGGGCCGACATCGCCTTCATCTCGACGCCGGCCGTCAGCGGCAGGCTTGCCTATCACATGGACGACAACGTCGTGCGCGCCAAGCGGGCGATGATCGCTTCCTCGGCCAGGGCGTGCCTCCTAGTCAATCACCAGCGCATTGGCCATACCGCGCTGCATGTCATGGCGGATCTCACCGATTTCGACGCTGTTATAACCGACATCGCACCGGATGCTGCCTTCCTGGAGGAATTCGAGCAGGCGGGCATTACGCTCACCATCGCATCAACGCAGGATCCGGCATGA
- a CDS encoding triose-phosphate isomerase — MTEKPRFWIGTSWKMNKTLAQAQHFARALEAADGARDPRIQRFVIPSFTAVREVKAMLAKTSVKVGAQNMHWADHGAWTGEVSPVMLKDCDLDLVELGHSERREHFGETDETVGLKAEAAVRHGLIPLICIGETLFDRESGKAVDILAAQVRGALSKLSNGQKDAEILLAYEPVWAIGEKGIPATADYADARQSEIIAVAEAVLGRKIPCLYGGSVNPQNCEELIARPHIDGLFIGRSAWDVEGYLDILAKCAAKP, encoded by the coding sequence ATGACCGAAAAACCGCGCTTCTGGATTGGCACCAGCTGGAAGATGAACAAGACGCTTGCGCAAGCCCAGCATTTCGCGCGCGCACTCGAAGCCGCCGATGGCGCGCGCGACCCGCGCATCCAGCGCTTCGTGATTCCGTCCTTCACGGCGGTACGCGAGGTCAAGGCAATGCTTGCCAAGACGTCCGTGAAGGTCGGCGCGCAGAACATGCATTGGGCTGACCACGGAGCGTGGACGGGCGAAGTCTCGCCGGTGATGCTGAAAGACTGCGATCTCGATCTCGTCGAACTCGGTCATTCCGAGCGGCGCGAGCACTTTGGAGAGACCGACGAGACAGTTGGCCTGAAGGCCGAAGCGGCCGTTCGCCACGGCCTCATTCCGTTGATCTGCATTGGCGAGACGCTCTTCGACCGTGAAAGCGGCAAGGCTGTCGACATCCTGGCAGCCCAGGTGCGCGGCGCACTTTCGAAACTTTCGAACGGCCAGAAAGACGCCGAGATCCTGCTGGCCTACGAGCCCGTCTGGGCGATCGGCGAGAAGGGTATTCCGGCGACTGCGGATTACGCAGATGCCCGCCAGTCTGAAATAATCGCCGTTGCCGAAGCGGTGCTCGGCCGCAAGATCCCCTGCCTTTATGGCGGGTCAGTCAACCCACAAAACTGCGAAGAACTGATCGCGCGCCCCCATATCGACGGGCTCTTCATCGGCCGCTCCGCCTGGGATGTCGAAGGTTACCTCGACATCCTGGCAAAATGCGCCGCCAAACCCTAA